In the genome of Kwoniella shivajii chromosome 5, complete sequence, one region contains:
- a CDS encoding Sua5/YciO/YrdC/YwlC family tRNA threonylcarbamoyl adenosine modification protein gives MINDTPILPCLDFSSIVINPSSDSSHPLESPSFSIPSSVLPHLQTASNHLHNHQTVALPTETVYGLAASSLDSEAVQAIYRIKNRPSDNPLIIHISSLKMLRSVIPDGYEIPELYMALISEFWPGPLSLLFPSINPLPLPSPQTNAIRMPSHPLALALIHHSNLPLSAPSANSSGRPSPTRAKHVFNDLNGKEGLGCILDGGDCGVGVESTVVNGLNWIKGGEGSVDILRPGGLGVEEIKRIVNKVDGKEGSTKILLHGKAWSGSSDASPAPKEIPTSNGTRSDGASNSKHEKVRSVGLPPSTPGMKYRHYSPKVPVYLLKPSNVFSRPNSLPEEAESSSQAVLRQVLNHIPYHSKAKSKGKGKARIGVLHFEDSPLSQNILKAVKEENNIQIIPVSLGFDASSAAQRLFAGMLTLERIPPENEHEDGNVDGKIGVDAILIEGCSDQGLGLAVMERVGKAVGGGGIIGDVMNGEGEIDRDGSEGNTFWVDVTSYSIRHT, from the coding sequence ATGATCAACGATACTCCCATCCTACCATGTCTCGACTTCTCCTCAATCGTCATTAATCCTTCTTCCGACTCATCACATCCACTTGAAtcgccttctttctctataccatcatcagtTCTCCCACATTTACAAACTGCTTCAAACCATTTACATAATCATCAAACGGTAGCTTTGCCCACTGAAACCGTGTATGGTCTGGCAGCCTCTTCCCTCGACTCTGAGGCTGTCCAGGCTATATATCGAATCAAGAATCGACCTTCAGATAATCCATTGATAATACatatatcatctttgaaGATGCTGCGATCAGTTATTCCTGATGGTTATGAGATACCAGAATTATATATGGCATTGATAAGTGAATTTTGGCCAGGACCATTATCACTTTTATTCCCTTCAATCAATCCGCTGccattaccttcacctcaaACCAATGCAATTCGAATGCCATCACATCCCTTAGCATTGGCTCTAATACATCATTCCAACCTGCCCTTATCAGCACCTTCAGCAAATTCATCAGGTAGACCAAGTCCGACTCGAGCCAAACACGTATTCAACGATTTaaatggtaaagaaggtctGGGATGTATACTGGATGGGGGTGATTGTGGTGTAGGCGTGGAAAGTACTGTTGTAAATGGGTTAAATTGGATAAAGGGTGGAGAGGGCTCCGTTGATATACTTAGACCAGGTGGTTTGGGTGTagaagaaatcaagaggatCGTAAACAAAGTAGATGGGAAGGAAGGGTCGACTAAGATCTTACTTCATGGAAAGGCATGGTCAGGATCCTCAGATGCATCACCGGCCCCGAAAGAAATACCTACATCCAACGGTACAAGAAGTGACGGAGCTTCCAATTCGAAGCATGAAAAAGTCAGATCAGTTGGATTACCACCATCTACACCAGGAATGAAGTACAGACATTACTCACCTAAAGTACCTGTATATCTACTCAAACCAAGTAACGTCTTTTCACGTCCGAATAGtctacctgaagaagcagaatcttcatctcaagCTGTATTACGACAGGTCTTGAATCACATACCGTATCATAGCAAAGCCAAGagcaaaggtaaaggtaaagctaGAATTGGGGTACTGCATTTTGAAGATTCCCCTCTCAGTCAAAACATCCTCAAAGCTGTGAAGGAGGAAAACAATATACAAATTATACCGGTGTCTTTGGGATTTGACGCTTCGAGTGCAGCTCAAAGGTTATTCGCTGGAATGTTGACTCTAGAACGAATACCACCTGAaaatgaacatgaagatggaaacgTAGATGGGAAAATCGGGGTAGATGCTATACTCATAGAAGGATGTTCGGATCAAGGTCTAGGACTAGCAGTGATGGAAAGAGTAGGTAAAGCAGTTGGGGGAGGAGGTATAATAGGAGATGTGATGAATGGTGAAGGCGAGATCGATAGAGATGGTTCAGAAGGGAACACATTTTGGGTGGATGTTACAAGTTATTCAATACGCCATACATGA
- a CDS encoding chaperone DnaJ, with protein MVAETEYYDIIGVSPEAGDNEIKKAYRKRALQLHPDKQGGDPELFKELTHAYEVLSDSNKRAVYDQAGKAGLEGGGGGGGGMDPQDLFSQLFGGGGGFFGGGGGGGSRNAGPRRGKDLVHRISVTLEDLYKGKVQKLALSKSVICKSCEGRGGKKGAVSTCTGCQGRGVKVMLRQLGPMMQQIQQPCGECEGTGEMMNPKDRCKQCNGKKTNSERKVLEVHIDKGMKSGQQIKFAGESDQSPGTVPGDVVIVIEEKPHTRFQRKGDDLFCEAEIDLLTALGGGEFAIEHLDERALHVTIVPGEIIKPGALKVISGQGMPSYRHHELGDLYVRLNVKFPESIPVDAIPQLEKALPKRKDVQKFPKKVHLDEVTLEEPNDRQRRSAASDGDDMDEDDEEGRPGVQCAQRE; from the exons ATGGTAGCCGAAAC TGAATATTACGACATTATCGGTGTTTCTCCCGAAGCTGGTGACAACGAGATCAAGAAGGCCTATAGAAAGAGGGCTTTGCAGCTTCATCCTGATAAACAAGGAGGTGACCCAGAGCTGTTCAAAGAGCTCACTCATGC CTACGAAGTTCTTTCGGATTCGAACAAACGAGCAGTATATGACCAAGCTGGTAAAGCTGGATTAGAAggaggtggcggtggaggGGGTGGAATGGACCCTCAAGACTTGTTCAGTCAACTGTTCGGAGGGGGTGGTGGATtctttggtggtggtggtggcg GTGGATCACGGAACGCTGGACCTCGTCGTGGAAAAGATCTCGTTCATCGAATCAGTGTCACACTCGAAGACCTCTACAAAGGAAAAGTACAAAAGCTCGCATTATCCAAATCTGTCATCTGCAAATCATGTGAAGGACGAGGAGGTAAAAAAGGAGCAGTATCAACATGTACCGGATGTCAAGGTCGAGGTGTCAAAGTCATGTTGAGACAATTAGGTCCAATGATGCAACAAATCCAACAACCATGTGGAGAATGTGAAGGTACAGgagaaatgatgaatcctAAAGATAGATGTAAACAATGTaatggaaagaagacaaacTCTGAGAGAAAAGTACTCGAAGTTCATATCGATAAAGGTATGAAATCAGGacaacaaatcaaattcGCCGGTGAATCAGATCAATCTCCTGGGACAGTTCCAGGTGATGTTGTTATTGTAATTGAAGAAAAGCCTCATACACGATTCcaaagaaaaggtgatgatctCTTTTgtgaagctgaaatcgatCTTTTAACCGCTctcggtggtggtgaattCGCTATTGAACATTTAGATGAAAGAGCTTTACACGTCACTATCGTACCaggagaaatcatcaaacCCG GCGCTCTCAAAGTCATCTCGGGTCAAGGTATGCCTTCGTACCGACATCATGAGCTTGGAGACCTCTACGTCAGACTCAACGTCAAGTTCCCAGAATCAATTCCTGTAGACGCCATCCCCCAACTCGAAAAAGCCCTTCCCAAACGAAAGGACGTACAAAAGTTCCCCAAAAAGGTTCATTTGGATGAGGTCACTCTTGAAGAGCCAAATGACAGACAACGACGAAGTGCTGCTTCtgacggtgatgatatggatgaagatgatgaggaaggtagACCAGGTGTTCAATGTGCTCAACGTGAGTGA